Within Actinoplanes sp. L3-i22, the genomic segment CACCACGGTCGTCATTTCGTGTCCTCTCCAAAAAACAGACGGGCGGCATTCAACTTCAAGATCTTTTCCCGTACGGCGTCCTTCAGCTCCAGCTTCGCGAAGTCCGCCAGCCAGCGATCCGGGGTGATCACCGGATAGTCCGAGCCGAACAGCACCTTGTCCTGCAGCAGACTGTTCGCGTACCGGACGAGCTGCGGCGGGAAGTACTTCGGCGACCAGCCGGACAGGTCGATGTACACGTGCTCCTTGTGCGTGGCGACGGCCAGCGCCTCGTCCTGCCACGGGAACGACGGGTGGGCCAGGATGACCCGCAGGTCGGGGAAGTCCACGGCCACGTCGTCGACCAGCATCGGGTTCGAGTACTTCAGCCGGATCCCGCCGCCGCCGCGCACGTTCGCGCCGATCCCGGTCTGCCCGGTGTGGAACAGCGCGACCGCGCCCAGCTCCTGGATCGCCTCGTAGAGCGGGTAGGCCAGCCGGTCGTCCGGCGCGAAGCCCTGGATGCTGGGGTGGAACTTGAAGCCGCGGACGCCGTACCCGGTGACCAGGCGGTGCGCCTCGCGGACGCCGGCCCGGCCCTTGTGCGGGTCGATGCTGGCGAACGGGATCAGCGTGTCCGGATGCGCCGCGCAGCTCTCCGCGATCTCCTCGTTGGCGATCCGCGGGTGGCCGGTGGCGTGCTCGGCGTCGACGGTGAAGACGACGGCGGCCATCTTGCGCTCGCGGTAGTAGTCGGCCATCTCGTCGATGGTCGGCTGCCGATGGCCGTGCGCCTTGAAGTAGTCCGCTGACGCTCCGAGCAGCTCCGGGCTCAGCGAGCTGTGCCCGTCCTTGCTCACCTCGGCGTGCGTGTGCACGTCGATCGCGGTCAGTTGCGAGGTGTCCATGATCAGTTGCCCGGGGCCGCGGGGGCCGGGATGCCGTAGGTCTCCGCTCGGAAATTCCAGGACCCGGCGATGTCATCGGCCGGCCATCCACCCTCCCGGTAGGCGATCTCCTTCTCGGCCGGGTGCGACCAGAGCGCCAGCTTGTCGCCGCCGATCCCGATCGCCTGCCCGGTGATGGCCTTCGAGGCGTCCGAGGCCAGGAACGTGATCAGCCCGGTGACGTCGTCCACGGTCCCGAGGCCCTCGTCATGGCGCAGCCAGGCCGGATAGGGCTGCCCGGTGCGCTCGGCCTCCTCGATCACCGGCGCGAAGGCCGGGATCGTCTTGGTCATCTCGGTCGCCGCGATCGGCACCACGGCGTTCACCGTGATCTCGCTGCGGGCCAGCTCGAGCGCCCAGGTGCGGGCCATCGCCGCGATCCCGGCCTTGGCCGCCGCGTAGTTCGTCTGCCCGAAGTTCCCACGCTGGCCGGCCGGGGAAGCGATCAGGATGATCCGCCCGCCGCCGCCCTGCTCCCGCATCCGGATCGCGGCGGCCCGGGCACACGTGAACGTGCCCCGCAGGTGCGTCCGGATCACCGCGTCGAAGTCGTCGTCGGTCATCTTCCACAGCACCCGGTCGCGCAGAATGCCGGCGTTGGTGATCAGCACGTCGAGCCGGCCGAACGCCTCGACCGCGGCCGCGACCAGCTGCTCCGCGCTCGCGGTGTCACCCACCGCCGCCGCGACCCCGACGGATCCGGGGACCTGCGCCACCGCCGCGTCGACCGCGGCCCGGTCCACGTCGTTGACCACGACCGACGCGCCGGCCGCGGCGAGCGCCCTGGCATATGCGAGGCCGAGTCCCCGGCCGCTGCCGGTGACGACGGCGACCTTGCCGCTCAGATCCATGTGTTTCAACCTCTCACGAGAACGGTGGGTGGCGCGACGGGTTCGGGCCCCGCAGCCCGTCG encodes:
- a CDS encoding SDR family oxidoreductase, with protein sequence MDLSGKVAVVTGSGRGLGLAYARALAAAGASVVVNDVDRAAVDAAVAQVPGSVGVAAAVGDTASAEQLVAAAVEAFGRLDVLITNAGILRDRVLWKMTDDDFDAVIRTHLRGTFTCARAAAIRMREQGGGGRIILIASPAGQRGNFGQTNYAAAKAGIAAMARTWALELARSEITVNAVVPIAATEMTKTIPAFAPVIEEAERTGQPYPAWLRHDEGLGTVDDVTGLITFLASDASKAITGQAIGIGGDKLALWSHPAEKEIAYREGGWPADDIAGSWNFRAETYGIPAPAAPGN
- a CDS encoding amidohydrolase family protein; the protein is MDTSQLTAIDVHTHAEVSKDGHSSLSPELLGASADYFKAHGHRQPTIDEMADYYRERKMAAVVFTVDAEHATGHPRIANEEIAESCAAHPDTLIPFASIDPHKGRAGVREAHRLVTGYGVRGFKFHPSIQGFAPDDRLAYPLYEAIQELGAVALFHTGQTGIGANVRGGGGIRLKYSNPMLVDDVAVDFPDLRVILAHPSFPWQDEALAVATHKEHVYIDLSGWSPKYFPPQLVRYANSLLQDKVLFGSDYPVITPDRWLADFAKLELKDAVREKILKLNAARLFFGEDTK